From a region of the Synechococcus sp. RS9916 genome:
- a CDS encoding cytochrome c biogenesis protein ResB translates to MSVLRRLAALLSDLRLAIVLLLLIAIASAIGTILPQGEAPDLYLERFNADPWLGFVNGDRMLQLQLDRIYSSGWFLLLLGWLGLALILCSWRRQWPALQAALRWIDYREPRQLSKLALAETLPSDDPNTSLNALGQSLQAQGWTVQEKDGRLAARRGVMGRVGPLLVHTGLVLLMLGAAWGALAGNRLERFLAPGRSLDLLDRSGTSQMTLTLDSFAIERDPAGRTEQFRSQLLLQSAGDARPLREEISVNHPLRYRGMTVYQADWSLATITVQLGKSPLLQLPLQTFPELGDQLWGLVLPTRPDGSEPVLLTTSSEAGPVQVFGEGGDLITNLRPGGTPADVNGLPLRVVEVMPASGLLLKRDPGVPLVYLGFAITLLGGGLSLVATRQLWAVSDLQHGKLHVAGLCNRNLSGFAQEFPTLLNKVAGSHG, encoded by the coding sequence ATGTCTGTGCTTCGCCGTCTCGCCGCTCTGCTCTCCGATCTGCGGCTGGCCATCGTGCTGCTGCTGTTGATTGCCATCGCCAGTGCCATCGGCACGATCCTTCCGCAGGGAGAAGCCCCTGATCTGTATCTGGAGCGGTTCAATGCCGATCCCTGGCTGGGTTTCGTCAATGGGGATCGCATGCTGCAACTGCAGCTGGATCGGATCTATTCCAGCGGCTGGTTTCTGCTGCTACTGGGATGGCTTGGCCTGGCCCTGATTCTCTGCAGCTGGAGACGACAATGGCCCGCTCTACAAGCAGCACTGCGCTGGATCGATTACCGGGAACCTCGCCAGCTAAGCAAGCTGGCTCTTGCCGAAACGCTCCCCAGCGACGATCCGAACACCTCCCTCAACGCGCTCGGCCAAAGCCTGCAGGCCCAGGGATGGACCGTGCAGGAGAAAGACGGACGCCTGGCCGCGCGGCGCGGCGTGATGGGCCGGGTTGGGCCCTTGCTGGTTCACACCGGATTGGTGCTGTTGATGCTTGGGGCCGCATGGGGAGCCCTGGCCGGCAATCGTCTGGAACGTTTTCTCGCGCCTGGCCGGAGTCTGGATCTTCTCGATCGATCGGGCACCAGTCAGATGACGCTCACCCTGGACAGCTTCGCGATCGAGCGCGATCCCGCTGGTCGCACCGAACAATTCCGATCCCAGCTGCTACTGCAGTCGGCAGGAGACGCACGGCCGCTGCGGGAAGAGATCAGCGTCAACCACCCACTTCGCTATCGCGGCATGACCGTCTATCAAGCGGATTGGTCTCTGGCCACGATCACCGTGCAACTGGGCAAAAGTCCCCTGCTACAACTCCCACTGCAAACCTTCCCTGAACTCGGGGATCAACTCTGGGGCCTGGTGCTTCCGACCCGGCCCGACGGCAGTGAACCGGTGTTACTCACCACCAGCAGCGAGGCCGGCCCAGTGCAGGTGTTTGGTGAGGGCGGCGACTTAATCACCAATCTGCGCCCCGGCGGCACACCAGCCGACGTGAACGGCTTGCCCCTGCGTGTGGTGGAGGTGATGCCCGCCAGCGGGTTACTGCTGAAACGGGATCCCGGGGTCCCCTTGGTGTACTTGGGATTTGCGATCACCTTGCTGGGGGGTGGCTTGAGCCTGGTGGCCACCCGACAGCTTTGGGCCGTCAGCGACTTACAACATGGAAAGTTGCATGTTGCAGGGCTCTGCAACCGCAACCTCAGTGGCTTTGCTCAGGAGTTCCCGACACTGCTCAACAAGGTTGCCGGGTCCCATGGCTGA
- a CDS encoding TlyA family RNA methyltransferase, with protein MAHKTRLDQHLLTLGLVPTRQQAQQLIRAGKVRDGCGQLLDKPGQQVAPDLAVRVEQPPRFVSRGGEKLLGALEVFPIQVEGRVCLDGGISTGGFTDCLLQHGASRVYGIDVGYGQTAWSLRTDPRVVLKERTNLRRLTPEELYGPNDPRPDLAVADVSFISLRLVMPAMQALLTTESSEALLLVKPQFEVGKERVGKGGVVRDPAAHCDAIRDVLESAGSLGWTAYGLVGSPITGPAGNHEYLLWLRACAPLLPWTAGPHAGQAVVALEKEQIAKVVDTTLASAR; from the coding sequence ATGGCACACAAGACCCGATTGGACCAGCACCTGCTGACGCTCGGCCTGGTGCCGACCCGTCAACAGGCGCAACAGTTGATCCGGGCCGGGAAGGTGCGTGATGGCTGTGGTCAGTTGCTGGACAAGCCAGGCCAACAGGTGGCGCCTGATCTCGCGGTGCGTGTGGAGCAGCCACCCCGCTTCGTGTCTCGGGGAGGGGAGAAGCTGCTCGGTGCATTGGAGGTTTTCCCGATTCAGGTGGAGGGCCGGGTGTGTCTCGATGGGGGCATCTCCACCGGCGGTTTCACCGATTGCCTGCTCCAGCACGGGGCCAGCCGGGTCTACGGGATTGATGTGGGCTATGGCCAGACGGCCTGGAGTTTGCGCACGGATCCTCGGGTGGTGCTGAAGGAGCGCACCAATCTGCGTCGGCTGACGCCTGAAGAGCTGTATGGCCCCAACGATCCCAGACCTGATCTGGCGGTGGCCGATGTGTCGTTTATTTCCTTGCGGCTGGTCATGCCCGCGATGCAGGCGCTGCTGACGACTGAATCGAGTGAAGCTCTGCTGTTGGTGAAGCCCCAGTTCGAAGTGGGGAAAGAGCGGGTGGGGAAAGGGGGTGTGGTGCGGGACCCTGCTGCCCACTGCGATGCCATCCGAGACGTGCTGGAGTCAGCCGGATCGCTCGGGTGGACCGCCTACGGCTTGGTGGGATCACCCATCACGGGGCCCGCCGGCAACCATGAATACCTGCTGTGGTTGCGTGCATGCGCGCCCTTACTGCCCTGGACTGCAGGTCCTCATGCTGGGCAAGCGGTTGTTGCACTGGAGAAGGAACAGATAGCCAAGGTGGTGGACACCACCCTGGCGTCAGCGCGTTGA
- a CDS encoding P-II family nitrogen regulator, giving the protein MKKVEAIIRPFKLEDVKLALVNAGIVGMTVSEVRGFGRQKGQVERYRGSEFTVEFLQKLKIEVVIDDSNVDTVVNAIAEAAKTGEIGDGKIFISPVESVVRIRTGDRDTTAL; this is encoded by the coding sequence ATGAAAAAAGTCGAGGCCATCATTCGCCCCTTCAAGCTCGAGGACGTGAAACTCGCTCTCGTCAATGCAGGCATCGTCGGCATGACCGTGAGCGAAGTGCGCGGATTCGGCCGTCAGAAAGGCCAGGTGGAGCGCTATCGCGGCTCAGAATTCACTGTTGAGTTTTTGCAGAAACTGAAGATCGAAGTGGTGATCGACGACAGCAACGTTGACACCGTGGTGAACGCCATCGCTGAAGCTGCGAAAACGGGCGAAATCGGTGACGGCAAGATCTTCATCTCCCCCGTTGAGAGCGTCGTGCGCATCCGTACCGGAGATCGCGACACCACAGCCCTTTGA
- a CDS encoding DUF4278 domain-containing protein yields the protein MSTQHCTYRGVSYAHAQDAQVSDAPVKHTYRGLQYSSSLRHQAAAPDATVELHYRGSA from the coding sequence ATGTCCACTCAACACTGCACCTACCGCGGGGTCAGCTATGCCCACGCCCAAGACGCACAAGTGAGCGACGCTCCGGTTAAACACACCTACCGAGGCCTTCAATACTCCTCCTCTCTGCGCCATCAAGCAGCAGCCCCCGACGCCACTGTCGAGCTCCATTACCGCGGCAGCGCCTAA
- the purB gene encoding adenylosuccinate lyase has translation MIERYTLPEMGELWTDRAKYQSWLDVEVAACEANCSLGRVPVDAMQDIRTKAAFEPERILEIEAEVRHDVIAFLTNVNEHVGDAGRFIHVGMTSSDVLDTGIALQLKASVALLRKELTALDGAIAKLAAEHKATVMIGRSHAIHGEPITFGFKLAGWLAETRRNAERLERLEQDVAVGQISGAMGTYANTDPEVERLTCERLGLTPDTASTQVISRDRHADYVQTLALVGASLDRFATEIRNLQRTDVLEVEESFAKGQKGSSAMPHKRNPIRSERISGLARVLRGYVVAALENVALWHERDISHSSTERMMLPDCSVTLHFMLREMTAVVAGLGVYPDNMRRNMNVYGGVVFSQRVLLGLVDAGMSREDAYRVVQRNAHTAWNTDGGDFRANLAADPDVTSKLNAEQLAECFSTDLHQANLGVIWDRLGL, from the coding sequence TTGATCGAGAGATACACCCTGCCCGAAATGGGCGAACTCTGGACTGACAGAGCCAAATACCAGAGCTGGCTCGATGTAGAGGTTGCAGCCTGCGAAGCCAATTGCAGCCTCGGCCGCGTGCCCGTGGACGCCATGCAGGACATCCGAACCAAAGCGGCCTTCGAACCTGAACGCATTCTCGAAATCGAGGCGGAAGTGCGTCACGACGTGATTGCCTTCCTCACCAACGTGAATGAGCACGTTGGTGATGCCGGTCGGTTCATCCATGTGGGCATGACCAGCAGCGACGTGCTCGACACCGGGATCGCCCTGCAGCTCAAGGCGTCGGTGGCCCTGCTGCGCAAGGAACTGACTGCCCTGGATGGGGCCATCGCCAAGCTGGCGGCGGAGCACAAGGCCACCGTGATGATCGGTCGCTCCCATGCCATCCACGGTGAACCGATCACGTTCGGCTTCAAACTAGCCGGCTGGCTGGCGGAAACCCGCCGCAACGCCGAACGACTCGAGCGCCTTGAACAGGATGTGGCTGTGGGCCAGATCAGTGGCGCCATGGGGACCTACGCCAACACGGATCCCGAGGTGGAACGGCTCACCTGCGAACGACTGGGCCTCACCCCCGACACCGCCAGCACCCAGGTGATCTCCCGTGATCGCCACGCCGATTACGTGCAAACGCTGGCCCTGGTGGGGGCTTCCCTGGATCGCTTTGCCACCGAAATCCGCAACCTGCAGCGCACCGACGTGCTCGAGGTGGAGGAAAGCTTTGCCAAAGGACAGAAGGGCAGCTCAGCGATGCCCCACAAGCGCAACCCCATCCGCAGTGAACGGATCAGCGGCCTGGCCAGGGTGCTGCGCGGGTATGTGGTGGCAGCCCTAGAAAACGTGGCTCTCTGGCACGAGCGCGACATCAGCCACAGCTCCACGGAGCGCATGATGCTTCCCGACTGCTCGGTGACCCTCCACTTCATGCTGCGGGAAATGACTGCGGTGGTCGCAGGCCTCGGGGTCTATCCCGACAACATGCGCCGCAACATGAACGTGTACGGCGGGGTGGTGTTCAGCCAGCGGGTCCTGCTTGGGCTGGTGGATGCCGGCATGAGCCGGGAGGACGCCTACCGCGTGGTGCAGCGCAACGCCCACACTGCGTGGAACACCGATGGTGGTGATTTCCGCGCCAATCTGGCCGCTGACCCGGATGTGACCAGCAAGCTCAACGCCGAGCAACTGGCGGAGTGCTTCAGCACAGACCTGCACCAGGCCAATCTTGGTGTGATCTGGGATCGTCTTGGTCTCTGA
- the queF gene encoding preQ(1) synthase, with protein sequence MSKAASDATRTPLYGERAIADAELICFDNPRPGRPYEVSIELPEFTCLCPFSGYPDFAVLRLIYQPGPRVVELKAIKLYVNSYRDRTISHEEVANRILDDLVSACEPVWMQLEADFNPRGNVHTVVRVSHGTRQPC encoded by the coding sequence TTGAGCAAAGCCGCCTCCGATGCCACGCGTACGCCTCTCTATGGCGAGCGGGCCATCGCTGATGCCGAGCTGATCTGCTTTGACAACCCCCGGCCGGGGCGCCCCTATGAGGTCTCGATCGAGCTTCCGGAATTCACCTGCCTCTGCCCCTTCTCGGGCTATCCCGACTTTGCGGTGCTGCGGCTCATCTACCAGCCGGGACCCCGGGTGGTGGAACTCAAGGCGATCAAGCTGTACGTGAACAGCTATCGCGACCGCACCATCTCCCATGAAGAGGTGGCCAACCGCATCCTGGACGACCTGGTTTCAGCCTGCGAGCCCGTGTGGATGCAACTCGAGGCCGACTTCAACCCCCGCGGCAATGTGCACACCGTGGTGCGCGTCAGCCATGGGACCCGGCAACCTTGTTGA